A stretch of Myroides oncorhynchi DNA encodes these proteins:
- a CDS encoding SusC/RagA family TonB-linked outer membrane protein — protein sequence MKTQFLTFFGCRKTILLIFLVSLMSCPIYAVSNDKHLFFSVSELLQDTKQKPTIKLSGTVKDSFGALGGVIVTVGTTVVTTDLDGKYTIYITSGDKITFSMMGYKDQSMVYSGGSSLNITLSEDNSTLDEIVVNAGYYSVKDRERTGSIARVTAKDIEFQPVVNPLQAIQGRIAGVDITQNSGVAGGGMNIEIRGRNFLDTSIISARNAPMYIVDGVPFLSNALGKANGNLGVQMFENGISPLNSINPSDIESIEILKDADATAIYGSRGANGVVLITTKKGKSDKTRFTFSSSIGFSKVAKFLDMMNTQQYIQMREEAFKNSGITTYPVNAHDINGTWDKNRYTNWQKELIGDTAIDQSIALGIQGGNEYTSYNINLSKNENTTVFPTDKGYKRSSALINFNHKSKNNKLQINTSTSYSEQSNNLPTVDITQQAINLAPNAPSLYDKQGNLNWENGSFNNPLAQLKQSYENNTQSLILNTNLSYKLLPNLFFKTNAGMTKTDFEEWKIVPHTMYNPALNYTSEKSNTSKSNNNFKSFIVEPQLQYLKEIGKHSFDILVGATYQTTTTSGTFIRGVGFSSDALIKNIGAAKQKVIGSTTNAEYKYVALFTRLNYMYDNKYILNLTARRDGSSRFAKENKFGNFGAIGAAWLFSQESFMENLPWLSFGKLRTSYGVTGSDNIGDYAYLDTYSIVSNQYNNETGLNPTSLYNPNYKWEKTTKFETALELSFLKSRINTTVAFYNNRSTDQLIGLTLPSTTGFNSIVTNSAAVVDNKGWEFTLNTDNLKSNTWKWTTNFNISFPKNKLVSYPGLEEGTQSSYYVVGEPLNIVKLYQYNGLNPETGLYEFTDYNNDGKIDINDKMLVKSLNPQFYGGLQNTISYKNFTLDFLFYFKKQENYNFNKNHIIPGAAIINLPVDFINRWRPDNPNATYIGASFNDAIAASNEYPYTESDATISDASYIRLKNLSFAYSLKIPKSKIESLRLYVQGQNLWTITSFKGMDPEFTTSGYLPPLRTYSFGMQLIF from the coding sequence ATGAAAACTCAATTTTTAACCTTTTTTGGTTGCAGGAAGACTATACTGCTAATCTTTTTAGTTAGTTTAATGAGCTGTCCAATTTATGCCGTATCAAATGATAAACATTTGTTTTTTAGTGTATCTGAGTTGTTACAAGATACAAAACAAAAACCAACTATAAAACTCTCAGGAACAGTAAAAGATTCCTTTGGTGCTCTTGGAGGTGTTATAGTAACAGTTGGGACTACAGTAGTTACAACTGATTTAGATGGAAAATATACCATCTATATTACCTCTGGTGATAAGATTACCTTTTCGATGATGGGTTATAAAGATCAGTCTATGGTTTACTCTGGTGGCAGTTCACTTAATATTACGCTTAGTGAAGATAATAGTACCCTTGATGAAATTGTAGTCAATGCAGGATATTATAGCGTTAAAGATCGTGAGCGCACAGGAAGTATTGCTCGTGTTACTGCTAAAGATATCGAGTTTCAGCCCGTGGTAAATCCACTTCAGGCAATTCAAGGTAGAATAGCTGGTGTAGATATTACACAAAATTCAGGAGTTGCTGGAGGAGGAATGAATATAGAAATCCGAGGACGTAACTTTTTAGATACTTCTATTATCTCTGCAAGAAACGCACCTATGTATATTGTTGATGGAGTACCTTTCTTATCAAATGCTTTGGGTAAAGCAAATGGAAACTTAGGTGTACAAATGTTTGAAAATGGAATATCACCATTAAACTCAATTAATCCTTCTGACATTGAAAGTATTGAAATATTAAAAGATGCAGATGCTACAGCTATATACGGTTCACGTGGAGCTAACGGGGTTGTATTAATAACAACTAAAAAAGGTAAATCAGACAAAACAAGATTTACTTTTTCATCCTCTATTGGGTTTAGCAAAGTAGCTAAATTCCTCGATATGATGAATACTCAGCAGTATATTCAAATGCGTGAAGAAGCTTTTAAAAATAGTGGTATCACTACTTACCCAGTGAATGCTCATGATATAAATGGAACATGGGATAAAAATCGTTATACCAATTGGCAAAAAGAATTAATTGGTGATACTGCCATTGATCAAAGTATAGCCTTGGGAATTCAAGGAGGAAATGAATACACAAGTTATAATATTAATCTTTCTAAAAATGAAAACACTACTGTTTTTCCAACGGATAAAGGTTATAAAAGAAGTTCAGCTCTAATTAACTTCAATCACAAAAGCAAAAACAATAAACTACAGATTAATACCTCAACAAGCTATTCAGAGCAAAGTAATAATTTACCTACAGTAGATATAACACAACAAGCAATAAATCTTGCTCCTAATGCTCCTTCCCTATATGATAAACAAGGTAACCTTAATTGGGAGAATGGTAGTTTTAATAATCCTCTCGCACAGCTTAAACAAAGCTATGAGAATAATACACAATCGCTCATTCTTAATACAAATCTCTCTTATAAGCTATTACCTAATTTGTTTTTTAAAACAAATGCAGGAATGACTAAAACAGATTTCGAAGAATGGAAAATAGTACCTCATACTATGTACAATCCTGCATTAAATTATACTAGTGAGAAATCAAATACCAGTAAATCTAACAACAACTTTAAATCCTTTATAGTAGAGCCTCAATTACAATACTTAAAAGAAATAGGTAAACACTCATTTGATATTTTAGTTGGTGCTACTTACCAAACAACAACAACTTCTGGAACCTTTATTAGAGGTGTAGGTTTTTCATCAGATGCCTTGATTAAGAACATTGGTGCGGCAAAACAAAAAGTCATTGGAAGTACCACAAATGCAGAATATAAATACGTTGCTTTATTTACAAGGTTAAACTATATGTATGATAACAAGTATATTTTAAATCTAACAGCAAGACGTGATGGATCAAGTAGATTCGCTAAAGAAAATAAATTTGGAAACTTTGGTGCAATTGGTGCAGCTTGGTTGTTTTCTCAAGAATCTTTTATGGAAAATCTCCCATGGTTGTCTTTTGGAAAACTTCGCACAAGTTACGGAGTAACTGGTAGTGATAATATTGGTGATTATGCTTATTTAGATACCTATTCAATCGTTTCTAATCAATATAATAATGAAACAGGATTGAACCCTACCTCTTTATACAATCCAAACTATAAATGGGAAAAAACAACAAAATTTGAGACTGCTCTAGAACTAAGCTTTCTAAAGAGTAGAATCAATACCACCGTAGCTTTTTACAACAACCGTTCAACGGATCAGTTAATTGGTCTTACTCTCCCAAGTACAACAGGGTTTAATTCAATTGTTACTAACTCTGCTGCGGTTGTGGATAATAAAGGATGGGAATTTACACTAAATACCGATAATCTAAAAAGTAATACCTGGAAATGGACGACCAATTTTAATATATCTTTTCCCAAAAACAAACTCGTTTCTTATCCTGGATTAGAAGAGGGAACACAAAGTAGTTACTACGTAGTTGGAGAGCCTTTAAACATTGTCAAACTCTACCAATACAATGGATTAAATCCTGAAACGGGATTATATGAATTTACAGATTATAACAATGATGGAAAAATAGACATCAACGATAAAATGCTAGTTAAAAGTTTAAATCCACAATTCTATGGAGGATTGCAAAATACAATCTCTTACAAGAATTTTACCTTAGACTTTTTGTTTTACTTCAAAAAACAAGAAAACTACAACTTCAACAAAAATCATATAATACCAGGAGCTGCAATTATCAATCTTCCTGTTGACTTTATAAATAGATGGAGACCTGATAATCCAAATGCAACCTATATAGGTGCTTCTTTTAATGATGCAATTGCAGCTAGTAATGAATACCCATACACAGAGAGTGATGCAACGATCAGTGATGCTTCTTACATCCGTTTGAAAAACTTATCATTTGCTTATAGCCTAAAAATACCAAAATCCAAAATTGAATCTTTAAGACTTTATGTACAAGGGCAAAACTTGTGGACAATTACTTCCTTTAAAGGAATGGACCCCGAATTTACGACTTCTGGATACCTACCTCCCCTTCGTACCTATTCATTCGGTATGCAACTAATATTCTAA
- a CDS encoding alpha/beta hydrolase family protein: MQKYLINHFIAILLTFLCFNSLFANEYKGRTAIDSLGYYLDPSLISPDGNWVIITKTFAYNNQPESIFYINTKTKQKIEIDDYATLNENLLYNDLILQNKDNNLTVLNLKKDQKTFVLPNIKQFSSKAIRDNNLLITLSNENALQIIKLDKQGNPNKILVSEQNVGKYLINKDKTKLIYQKQDTDNLTYAIDLQSFKTVEFKDHIDTLKSINWNINQDKIAFVNNENKLYLLNLNTGKTNILQLSKDSLERLEIFFYSNDDLFIKYNVKTNEKIEESKYLDIWNGNSRYLYPSTFKQKYKLEYKAFVYKYTTNTLHELNRTRDYDYQFINLPNHILAYNPFKFQDFTSTSPKIQYDLLDIYNLTTIKSITDNNTSGFIASNNGNYVIYPIDETKWEVLNIKTKEYTTIDCDKSINVTPVWSSDSKHIFYAFKNKLMRFDLSNKKQVTLLDNKTDARITFSNKNRLNNKLAATIDTQNPILVTIKNNNNTWIYKIDKNKSQIIIDSKGNDLSRVYSHLGNLTTKDLNTIVYTQENYNLPISIKVFNHGKISTLLESEMPKHLYAGRKKETITFKDKFEKELEGTLYYPKNFDKNKKYPMVVYIYGEENTDIKEFILPTALNSIGFNIPLLNDNGYFVYYVQSYVSDQGVGISAVESVTSGVNAILQKEQTIDNQKLGLIGHSFGAYKASFIATQTNMFSAIISGAGAHDIIVGNMYRYNLHRNKLNWFIVEKGQYQFKQTYAQNPQKYLDNSPILHAHKVKTPILLWTGLKDENVPWENTRNMYAALKRYQISTIALFYKNIDHAIMPNQSLEDNDLTFRVMDWFDYFLKNNKNIDWINKGIDPDNYSWNLLDNF; the protein is encoded by the coding sequence ATGCAAAAATATTTAATCAATCATTTTATCGCAATACTCTTAACTTTCTTATGCTTTAACTCCTTATTTGCCAATGAGTATAAAGGGAGAACCGCAATAGACTCTTTGGGGTATTATCTTGACCCTTCACTTATAAGTCCTGACGGTAATTGGGTTATTATTACTAAAACCTTCGCCTACAACAATCAACCAGAATCTATTTTCTATATTAATACCAAGACTAAACAGAAAATAGAAATTGATGATTATGCAACTTTAAACGAAAATCTTCTCTACAATGATTTAATACTTCAGAACAAAGACAATAACCTAACTGTGCTGAACTTAAAAAAAGACCAGAAAACTTTTGTACTTCCTAACATAAAACAGTTTTCCTCTAAAGCCATTAGAGATAATAATCTATTAATTACTCTCTCTAATGAAAATGCGTTACAAATTATCAAATTAGATAAACAAGGGAATCCAAATAAAATCTTGGTGAGTGAGCAAAATGTTGGTAAATATCTAATCAATAAAGATAAAACCAAACTTATCTATCAAAAACAAGATACCGATAATTTAACCTATGCTATAGATTTACAATCATTTAAAACCGTAGAATTTAAAGACCATATAGATACTTTAAAATCAATAAATTGGAACATCAATCAAGATAAAATTGCTTTTGTAAATAATGAAAACAAACTCTACCTATTAAATCTTAATACAGGAAAAACAAACATCCTACAACTAAGTAAAGACTCATTAGAACGACTTGAAATATTCTTTTACTCTAATGATGATCTCTTTATAAAATACAATGTAAAAACCAATGAAAAGATAGAAGAAAGTAAATACTTAGATATATGGAATGGGAACTCAAGATATTTATATCCAAGTACTTTTAAGCAAAAGTATAAATTAGAATACAAAGCATTTGTTTATAAATACACCACAAATACGCTCCATGAGCTTAATAGAACTAGAGATTATGACTACCAGTTTATAAATTTACCCAATCATATTTTGGCCTATAATCCGTTTAAGTTCCAAGATTTCACCTCCACTTCACCAAAAATTCAATATGATTTATTAGATATATACAACCTGACTACAATAAAATCTATAACAGATAATAATACTTCTGGTTTTATTGCATCAAACAATGGCAATTACGTTATATATCCAATAGATGAAACTAAATGGGAAGTTTTAAACATTAAGACTAAAGAATACACTACAATTGATTGTGATAAGTCAATTAATGTTACCCCTGTATGGTCATCCGACTCAAAGCATATTTTTTATGCCTTCAAGAATAAACTTATGCGTTTTGATTTATCAAATAAGAAACAGGTAACTCTTTTAGATAATAAAACAGATGCAAGAATCACCTTCTCTAATAAAAATAGACTAAACAATAAATTAGCAGCGACTATTGACACACAAAATCCTATATTAGTAACAATAAAAAACAATAATAATACATGGATCTATAAAATAGATAAAAACAAAAGTCAAATTATTATCGATTCTAAAGGAAATGATTTATCAAGGGTTTACTCACACCTAGGTAATCTAACAACCAAAGATTTAAATACAATTGTTTATACACAAGAAAACTATAATTTACCCATCTCTATTAAAGTTTTTAATCATGGTAAAATTTCAACGCTTTTAGAAAGCGAGATGCCTAAACATTTATATGCTGGTAGAAAAAAAGAAACAATAACCTTCAAAGATAAATTTGAAAAAGAATTAGAAGGAACCTTATATTACCCTAAGAACTTTGATAAAAACAAGAAATATCCAATGGTAGTCTATATCTATGGAGAGGAGAATACTGATATTAAAGAGTTTATACTTCCAACAGCACTGAATTCGATTGGTTTTAATATTCCACTTCTAAATGATAACGGCTATTTTGTTTATTATGTTCAATCTTATGTATCAGATCAAGGAGTTGGAATTTCAGCTGTAGAATCTGTAACAAGTGGTGTTAATGCTATATTGCAAAAAGAACAGACAATAGACAATCAAAAACTTGGGTTAATAGGACATTCGTTCGGAGCTTATAAAGCGAGTTTTATAGCTACTCAAACAAATATGTTTTCAGCTATTATAAGCGGCGCTGGAGCCCATGATATAATAGTAGGTAACATGTACCGCTATAACCTACATAGAAATAAGTTAAACTGGTTTATAGTTGAAAAGGGGCAGTATCAATTTAAACAAACCTATGCACAAAATCCACAAAAATACTTAGATAATTCTCCTATCTTACATGCACATAAAGTAAAAACACCAATACTACTATGGACTGGACTCAAAGATGAAAATGTTCCTTGGGAAAACACACGTAATATGTATGCAGCTCTTAAAAGATATCAAATTTCTACTATAGCGCTTTTTTACAAGAATATAGATCATGCTATTATGCCTAATCAATCCCTTGAAGATAATGACCTTACTTTTAGAGTGATGGATTGGTTTGATTATTTCTTAAAAAACAACAAAAACATAGATTGGATTAATAAAGGAATTGATCCAGATAACTATTCTTGGAATCTATTAGATAATTTTTAA
- a CDS encoding RagB/SusD family nutrient uptake outer membrane protein codes for MKISNNIKTPIKSIVLFFIAIFLYSCESLIEVDLPNDRMNQEDVYKDVNTTKSALNAIYINIRNNPFFSKNSSGINYRMSLYTDELNYLGSSAEYFHQNNILPNDNIIINWWNTAYKNIYGINLFINKLSESTYIDASIKNQFLGEAYTLRALHYQNLLQLFGDLPYTTSIDYSYNTSLNKIPTYEVLLLIEKDLLLAIDLLSDTYRDPNRFYVNKSVAELLLAENYLLQQRNDQAEIYSQNVINNSQYQIEVDLSQTFKKIAKSTIWQFSLEQNTTITPEANLYIFTALSTATTALSSKLIDLFEPEDLRRANWINEISIDNQVYYGAFKYKNKANNTDESSIFYRIEHAYFFLAESLFKQEKNIQAIEVLNKIRNKRGLTPLEPNLSKNELEEALLNESFKEFFTESNQRFFTLKRFDRLDDLKSTKTNWQDYHKLLPIPESQLLLNKNLNPQNSGY; via the coding sequence ATGAAAATATCAAATAACATAAAAACGCCAATTAAATCAATTGTTTTATTTTTTATTGCAATCTTTCTTTACTCATGCGAGAGTTTAATTGAAGTTGATCTTCCTAATGATAGGATGAATCAAGAAGATGTTTACAAAGATGTAAATACCACAAAATCTGCTTTAAACGCTATTTACATTAATATTCGCAATAATCCTTTCTTTTCAAAGAACTCCTCTGGTATAAACTATAGAATGAGCCTTTACACTGATGAATTAAATTATCTTGGCAGTTCAGCAGAGTATTTTCATCAAAATAACATCCTTCCTAATGATAATATAATCATTAATTGGTGGAATACTGCTTATAAAAACATTTATGGTATTAACCTTTTTATAAACAAGTTAAGTGAATCAACTTACATTGATGCATCAATCAAAAATCAGTTTCTAGGAGAAGCATATACCTTAAGAGCATTACATTACCAAAATCTACTTCAACTCTTTGGAGATCTTCCTTACACAACTTCCATCGATTATAGCTATAATACATCACTGAATAAAATTCCTACTTACGAAGTTTTACTATTAATAGAAAAAGACCTCTTATTGGCTATAGATTTACTTTCTGATACCTATAGAGATCCAAACCGATTCTATGTAAATAAATCTGTTGCTGAATTACTACTAGCTGAAAATTATTTGCTTCAACAAAGAAATGATCAGGCAGAGATTTATAGCCAAAACGTAATTAACAACAGTCAATATCAAATAGAAGTTGATTTGTCTCAAACATTTAAAAAAATAGCTAAAAGTACAATTTGGCAATTTAGTTTAGAACAAAACACAACAATTACTCCAGAGGCCAATCTTTATATTTTCACGGCTCTATCAACAGCTACAACGGCTCTAAGTAGTAAACTGATTGACTTATTTGAACCAGAAGACTTAAGACGTGCTAACTGGATTAATGAAATCTCAATAGACAATCAAGTTTACTATGGAGCATTTAAGTATAAAAACAAGGCTAACAATACAGATGAAAGCTCTATTTTCTATAGAATTGAACACGCATATTTCTTCTTAGCAGAAAGTTTATTCAAACAAGAAAAAAATATTCAAGCCATTGAAGTCTTAAACAAAATAAGAAACAAGCGTGGATTAACTCCTCTTGAACCAAATCTTAGTAAAAACGAGCTTGAAGAAGCCTTGCTCAATGAATCCTTCAAAGAGTTTTTTACTGAATCAAATCAACGATTCTTTACCCTTAAAAGATTTGATAGACTAGATGATCTAAAGTCCACAAAAACCAATTGGCAAGATTACCATAAACTATTGCCTATTCCTGAGAGTCAATTACTACTAAACAAAAACTTAAATCCACAAAATAGCGGATACTAA
- a CDS encoding RteC domain-containing protein, which yields MTKLNSWNVEHYILKEEEKVFTNSLNIIPNAKHMVLYISEILSTLKKTILLQGFPNKQEEIHFFKEIKPKILSKLIFYNKLYRIETFSPTYSNNLLENYYLKRVEQLSIEFKNHAHKTDFYRYYKSERTDKDMEYFTLGNINFHNGLSSIVFEIDPKFSTYYDYKVARILANENLYDYLQSKIISIQTNYNLTNLQQSDSLVWSESQNALIELIYALHVAGSINYGKGEIRKIALLFQGLFGVSLIDIHHAFHRMKARAKSKTSYLDKLKEALEEYMDKT from the coding sequence ATGACAAAACTCAACAGTTGGAATGTAGAACACTACATTCTAAAAGAAGAAGAAAAGGTTTTTACAAACTCACTTAACATTATTCCAAATGCTAAACACATGGTACTTTACATCAGTGAAATACTATCGACTTTAAAGAAAACAATTCTATTACAAGGCTTCCCAAATAAACAAGAAGAAATTCATTTTTTTAAAGAAATTAAACCTAAAATCTTAAGTAAACTTATCTTCTATAACAAGCTGTATCGTATAGAAACGTTCTCTCCTACATATTCAAATAACTTACTCGAAAACTATTATCTAAAAAGAGTTGAACAGTTATCAATTGAGTTTAAAAATCATGCACATAAAACTGATTTTTATCGGTACTACAAAAGTGAAAGAACAGACAAAGACATGGAATATTTTACATTAGGCAATATTAATTTTCACAATGGATTAAGTAGTATTGTATTTGAAATAGATCCTAAATTCTCAACATATTATGACTATAAAGTAGCCAGAATATTAGCTAATGAAAATCTCTATGACTATCTACAATCTAAAATTATATCCATTCAAACTAACTACAATCTCACTAATTTACAACAAAGTGATTCTCTTGTGTGGTCAGAGTCACAGAATGCCTTAATCGAGCTTATTTATGCTCTTCACGTAGCAGGTTCTATAAACTATGGTAAAGGTGAAATACGCAAAATAGCACTTTTATTTCAAGGGTTATTTGGTGTCTCTTTAATTGATATTCATCATGCCTTTCATCGTATGAAGGCAAGAGCTAAGTCGAAAACAAGCTATTTGGATAAATTAAAAGAAGCCTTAGAGGAGTATATGGATAAAACGTAA